The Aureispira anguillae genome contains a region encoding:
- a CDS encoding type IV pili methyl-accepting chemotaxis transducer N-terminal domain-containing protein → MQNIILTTCFCFFSLTIHLQANDFNLSIKKALELAADQQVQSQRVAKVYVALCNNVREPKFYQERDAAIETFDEQLHQLSLFTPTNNIKENIQNVRTIWTEYKKIAGWSIKKDAASKLLKQSTILLQATKALYSAYQDYEKTQTTASENSDLITIDQYIKQNNNQLILMQRIMLYYLAEKQGIDATASGHSLHDAQKVFARILGILEKSKITSKSIQAKLKSIRENWTEINQHLIFVNKDQSYVDDMLNRSDLISKTVKEITKSYRELGIKLNISYSITESAAQSMHVQRIAKSYIASVNDHIAYKYKKAIIEHVDDFEKKMNSMFITAQNDDIKRAINVVKTMWKNYKNLVTSSEKVDELSAIKIIEQSHVVMAACDRVSEEIEQYAQQIPAYKALSEKDGQKVDPSLDISIQIKASGKLRVYSQRLALYFIMKTLNLDSDLTNKRLQTCIQDFQKSFNQLRASRLNSPAIRVLLESCVTEWDWIQTTCKTNNKDDIDSMLEQTNMLSKKLAKLTTLYEHKMNSFFAEDIKEESPAALATPSKN, encoded by the coding sequence ATGCAAAATATTATATTAACGACATGCTTCTGTTTTTTTAGTTTGACAATCCATTTACAAGCTAATGATTTTAATTTGTCCATAAAAAAAGCATTAGAACTAGCTGCAGACCAACAAGTTCAATCGCAACGGGTTGCCAAAGTATACGTTGCTCTCTGTAATAATGTAAGAGAACCCAAGTTCTATCAAGAACGAGATGCTGCAATTGAAACATTTGATGAACAATTACATCAGTTAAGCCTTTTTACTCCTACCAATAACATCAAAGAAAACATTCAAAATGTTCGTACAATTTGGACGGAGTACAAAAAGATTGCTGGTTGGAGTATCAAAAAAGATGCTGCGTCCAAATTGTTAAAACAATCAACGATCTTGTTGCAAGCAACCAAAGCACTCTATAGTGCTTACCAAGATTACGAAAAGACACAAACTACCGCATCTGAAAATAGTGACTTAATCACGATAGATCAATACATCAAGCAAAACAACAACCAACTAATTTTGATGCAGCGAATCATGCTTTATTATTTGGCAGAAAAACAAGGAATTGACGCTACTGCATCTGGACATAGTTTACATGACGCGCAAAAAGTATTTGCTAGGATTTTGGGTATTCTTGAAAAATCTAAAATTACCTCTAAATCTATCCAAGCCAAACTAAAATCCATTAGAGAAAATTGGACAGAAATTAATCAACACTTAATTTTTGTCAATAAAGATCAGAGCTATGTTGATGATATGCTCAATCGATCGGATCTAATTTCTAAAACCGTCAAAGAAATTACCAAAAGTTATCGTGAACTAGGAATCAAACTAAATATTAGTTATTCAATCACTGAAAGTGCTGCACAAAGTATGCATGTGCAAAGAATTGCCAAATCATACATTGCAAGTGTCAATGATCATATTGCTTACAAATACAAAAAAGCAATTATAGAGCATGTTGATGATTTTGAAAAAAAGATGAATTCTATGTTTATCACAGCTCAAAATGACGATATTAAACGAGCAATTAATGTGGTAAAGACAATGTGGAAAAATTATAAAAACTTGGTTACCTCTTCTGAAAAAGTAGATGAGCTAAGTGCCATAAAAATCATAGAGCAATCTCATGTCGTTATGGCGGCCTGTGATAGAGTTTCTGAAGAAATTGAGCAATACGCACAGCAAATTCCAGCTTATAAGGCTTTGAGCGAAAAAGATGGTCAGAAAGTTGATCCTTCTTTAGATATTTCAATCCAAATAAAAGCATCTGGAAAATTAAGGGTTTACTCACAACGTCTGGCGCTTTATTTTATAATGAAAACGCTCAATCTTGACAGCGACTTAACAAACAAACGCTTGCAAACTTGCATCCAAGATTTTCAAAAAAGCTTTAATCAACTACGTGCCTCTAGACTTAATAGCCCTGCTATAAGAGTTCTTTTAGAAAGCTGTGTTACAGAGTGGGATTGGATTCAGACTACTTGCAAAACCAATAATAAGGATGATATTGACTCTATGCTGGAACAAACCAATATGCTTTCCAAAAAATTGGCAAAATTAACCACTCTTTATGAGCATAAAATGAACAGTTTCTTTGCTGAAGACATAAAGGAAGAATCTCCTGCCGCCTTGGCTACTCCTTCCAAAAATTAA
- a CDS encoding DUF642 domain-containing protein — MKKTILPLCFFVLFLSTVSAQELVHNGNFNAGTNNWQILLEDPNLPIKAQVIEHSKDYHSYGLADSYVNTNFVELDDKSAIQQKILTTKSENYTLVFAYTHRPNAGDKQLVITADSKVIYTKTIKDDGSIGMFKYVNAYFKAPSNMTKLSFYAVSLNGAEDQGVLLTDISCKKTAEISIDNPTKVQKLR; from the coding sequence ATGAAAAAAACAATACTACCTTTATGCTTTTTTGTCCTCTTCTTGAGCACTGTTTCGGCTCAAGAACTTGTTCATAATGGTAACTTTAATGCAGGAACAAACAACTGGCAAATATTGCTTGAAGACCCTAATTTACCAATTAAAGCACAAGTTATTGAACACAGTAAAGATTACCATTCTTATGGCTTAGCAGATAGTTATGTAAACACTAACTTTGTTGAACTAGACGACAAATCTGCCATCCAACAAAAAATATTAACAACCAAATCAGAGAATTATACACTTGTTTTCGCCTATACGCACCGTCCTAATGCTGGTGACAAACAATTGGTTATTACGGCTGATTCTAAAGTTATTTATACTAAAACAATCAAAGATGATGGTAGCATAGGTATGTTCAAATATGTTAATGCTTATTTTAAAGCCCCTAGCAATATGACAAAGTTGAGCTTCTATGCGGTATCTCTTAATGGTGCTGAAGATCAAGGTGTTTTATTAACCGATATTTCTTGCAAAAAAACAGCAGAAATAAGTATTGACAACCCTACCAAAGTTCAAAAATTACGTTAA
- a CDS encoding endonuclease/exonuclease/phosphatase family protein codes for MKFSPVYQFNAKVNQWIIHQTDASIPSPDSFKILTFNVLFDTWWGKPHKDHIICSLERFKHQFNVFKELDADLIALNEVTPNYIHRIIQEKWVQDSYYISDSSGATINNFGNLILSKFPIKELSFVTLPQLKRPVPCAKIHFKNQPLIIAATHLSAQKENIERRQLQINELTHFLHQYYPKEDKIILGDLNYHIEQEIVPKAYQDAWESIHSNKKGYTFDGTINTMIHEMWPLAWVYGFKDDVQMRLDRILTQLYHWQPSTIDVCLNTPIYKAQSTPNIIKDIISTIFDRFKLNLARSPKHYLFPSDHFGLIATFTALNPPPTKT; via the coding sequence ATGAAGTTCAGTCCTGTATATCAATTTAATGCTAAGGTTAATCAATGGATTATCCACCAAACAGACGCTTCTATACCTAGCCCCGATTCTTTTAAGATCTTAACGTTTAATGTGTTATTTGACACCTGGTGGGGAAAACCTCATAAAGATCATATTATTTGCTCCTTAGAGCGTTTTAAGCATCAATTTAACGTATTCAAAGAACTTGATGCTGATCTTATTGCACTTAATGAGGTTACCCCCAATTATATCCATAGAATCATTCAAGAAAAATGGGTGCAAGACTCCTATTATATTAGTGATAGTAGTGGCGCTACCATCAACAACTTTGGCAATCTAATTTTGTCCAAATTTCCTATCAAAGAGTTGTCTTTTGTAACACTCCCCCAATTGAAACGCCCTGTTCCTTGTGCAAAAATTCATTTTAAAAATCAACCATTAATCATTGCTGCCACCCATCTTTCTGCCCAAAAAGAAAATATCGAACGCCGACAGCTACAAATCAATGAATTGACGCACTTCCTCCATCAATATTATCCCAAAGAGGATAAAATAATATTAGGAGACTTGAATTATCATATAGAACAAGAAATTGTTCCTAAAGCCTATCAAGATGCTTGGGAAAGTATTCATTCCAACAAAAAGGGCTATACCTTTGATGGAACCATCAATACCATGATTCATGAGATGTGGCCCTTGGCTTGGGTTTATGGTTTTAAGGACGATGTTCAAATGCGTTTAGATCGAATTCTCACCCAACTCTACCATTGGCAACCCTCAACAATTGATGTTTGCCTAAATACACCTATCTACAAAGCCCAATCAACCCCCAATATTATCAAAGATATCATTTCGACAATATTTGACCGATTTAAACTGAATTTGGCAAGAAGCCCTAAGCATTATCTGTTTCCCAGTGATCATTTTGGTTTAATTGCCACCTTTACCGCTTTGAATCCCCCTCCCACAAAAACGTAA
- a CDS encoding TonB-dependent receptor, whose product MKNIYIILIFFLSTSVAFSWTEISGNIRGLVTNHESGQIIRGATIKLIPFKGKKEETKSFSQDAGEFLFANVKPGLYNLECTAFGFKTTRIIGIQVREDRTKLAYFKLVRGSAAEVTEIYTYAALEAKQNEATATGSSTQESIKDAPATIYVITAEDIEDRGYMGINELLLDIPEIEIQNRSNSEDYNTISSRGIYGNEKILVLVDGIRYNSMVSTIYALLENYNIRYAERVEVILGPASALYGADAYMGVINIITKKGIKAKGAALTGSYGLYNTTSNAFQFGVGNEEISFAMSGGFYYSDGVNLNDHYRDEFRFYNNSYLTNGQVLNSPFDPRGSTRTLPIEPFNMSRFSYFIQGKFRYKRLSIGVFHNQEQHSSSVSTRAQYSPYLKESKFGSSLSGLNVEHKYIPKNSKKWSLNTLFNATFMFLPTNTRFLNTFSSYKDAYKAGTDMGARLTETFNYQFNKYHKFAAGITLQHSLTLPKSSDIPTRQAIFIPMRLTSSVERDIYYLGTNYTDVDGNSLKIYQDLYYIRRIILGAFAEYRVNIKDKLLMTLGLRFDQIIDISEFAADKHKKAYNSINPRLGLVYKPIDNLTFKLFYGEGFLQPPPQRKYDHFGAFYPITDNNGKYTHIQGGFWRVPNEDLLPEKVRTIELSTKYTKEDFSLSANAYANFIQNAIVFETDFDNPTFKGVPIRVAEQAVNSTELIHTYGATLRADYQFVFGREEQTKLKVHASYSYVDGAIHGLERLPFTANHTFKAGVLFKFHDFSLNNSIIYRSATFNTGYTDIDGNFAQYGNAPFAIWNLFAKYKILKKAKTKLNVFVKVNNVLNNKYYHTTGNSAISLGASPQDPIRFVGGLSISFGK is encoded by the coding sequence ATGAAAAACATCTACATCATACTGATTTTTTTTCTTTCCACTTCTGTTGCATTTTCTTGGACAGAAATTAGTGGTAACATTCGTGGTCTTGTCACCAATCATGAATCAGGGCAAATCATTCGGGGCGCAACCATCAAATTAATTCCTTTTAAAGGTAAAAAAGAAGAGACAAAATCCTTTTCTCAGGACGCAGGAGAGTTTCTTTTTGCCAATGTAAAACCAGGACTTTACAACTTAGAATGTACAGCCTTTGGGTTTAAAACGACCCGTATTATAGGTATTCAGGTTCGAGAAGATCGCACCAAATTAGCCTACTTTAAACTGGTTAGAGGCTCCGCTGCCGAAGTTACAGAAATATATACTTATGCAGCCTTAGAAGCCAAACAAAATGAGGCAACCGCAACAGGTTCTAGTACCCAAGAATCCATCAAAGATGCTCCTGCTACCATTTATGTTATTACTGCTGAGGATATTGAAGATCGAGGTTATATGGGAATCAATGAATTGCTTTTAGATATTCCTGAAATAGAAATTCAAAATCGCTCCAATTCAGAAGATTACAATACCATATCTTCTAGAGGAATTTATGGCAATGAGAAAATACTAGTTTTGGTTGATGGTATTCGTTATAACAGTATGGTTAGTACTATATATGCACTGCTCGAAAACTATAATATTCGCTATGCAGAACGGGTAGAGGTAATCTTAGGTCCTGCTTCTGCACTTTATGGTGCCGATGCTTATATGGGAGTTATTAATATCATCACAAAAAAAGGCATCAAAGCCAAGGGAGCTGCGTTAACGGGTAGTTATGGCTTATATAATACCACGAGCAATGCCTTTCAATTTGGCGTTGGCAATGAGGAAATTTCGTTTGCTATGTCTGGCGGTTTTTATTATTCGGATGGGGTGAATTTAAATGATCATTATCGAGATGAATTTAGATTTTACAACAATAGTTATTTAACAAATGGACAGGTTCTCAATAGCCCCTTTGATCCTAGAGGTAGTACAAGAACACTTCCTATTGAACCCTTTAACATGAGCCGTTTTAGCTACTTTATACAAGGAAAATTTAGATACAAACGTTTAAGTATTGGTGTTTTTCACAATCAAGAACAACACAGTAGCTCGGTTAGTACAAGGGCTCAATATTCACCTTATTTAAAAGAATCGAAGTTTGGCAGTTCTTTATCAGGGCTTAATGTAGAACATAAGTACATTCCTAAAAATTCAAAAAAATGGAGCCTAAACACGCTGTTTAATGCAACCTTTATGTTTCTTCCTACTAATACTAGATTTCTCAATACGTTTTCTAGTTATAAAGATGCCTATAAAGCAGGTACAGACATGGGTGCTAGGTTAACAGAAACATTTAATTACCAATTTAACAAATACCATAAATTTGCGGCTGGAATTACCCTCCAACATTCTCTTACACTTCCTAAAAGTAGTGATATTCCTACCCGACAAGCTATTTTTATTCCTATGCGCTTGACCAGTTCTGTCGAGCGAGATATTTATTATTTAGGCACCAACTATACCGATGTTGATGGGAATAGTTTAAAAATTTATCAAGATCTTTATTACATCCGTAGAATTATATTAGGAGCTTTTGCCGAGTATCGTGTCAACATCAAGGATAAACTATTAATGACATTGGGGCTTCGATTTGACCAAATCATAGACATTAGCGAATTTGCTGCTGACAAACATAAAAAAGCCTACAACAGTATTAATCCTAGACTGGGGCTAGTGTACAAACCGATCGATAACCTTACCTTCAAGCTTTTTTATGGAGAAGGCTTTTTGCAACCACCGCCACAACGAAAATACGATCACTTTGGTGCCTTTTATCCTATTACAGATAACAACGGAAAATATACCCATATTCAAGGAGGTTTTTGGAGAGTTCCCAATGAAGATCTACTTCCTGAAAAAGTTCGAACCATAGAGCTTTCTACTAAATACACCAAAGAAGATTTTTCGCTTAGTGCCAATGCCTATGCTAACTTTATTCAAAATGCCATTGTTTTTGAAACCGATTTTGACAATCCTACTTTTAAGGGGGTTCCTATTCGGGTTGCTGAACAAGCTGTCAATAGTACTGAGCTAATCCATACCTATGGCGCTACCCTACGTGCAGACTATCAATTTGTATTTGGTAGAGAGGAGCAAACAAAACTCAAAGTACACGCTAGTTATTCTTACGTGGACGGAGCCATTCACGGTCTAGAACGACTACCTTTTACCGCAAATCATACTTTTAAAGCAGGGGTATTGTTTAAATTTCATGATTTTAGCCTAAACAATAGTATTATTTACCGTTCGGCTACGTTCAACACTGGTTATACGGATATAGATGGTAATTTTGCACAATATGGAAATGCACCTTTTGCGATCTGGAACCTTTTTGCCAAATATAAAATTCTCAAAAAGGCAAAAACAAAGCTGAATGTCTTTGTTAAAGTCAATAATGTACTCAATAATAAATACTATCACACAACAGGTAATTCTGCCATTTCTCTTGGAGCTTCTCCGCAAGATCCCATTCGTTTTGTGGGTGGCTTGTCCATTAGCTTTGGTAAATAA
- a CDS encoding T9SS C-terminal target domain-containing protein, whose amino-acid sequence MKFLISLLSLVVCLNSTFAMDAPSQEDKMVAIVLLMDNGDDQEIISTIYTSLMAAEKVAKILDVELIAEDEVNDDVFVFSLKSEEQKEIAMKMFDEEGYELAANRILHLDNGNNYNALNVKTLKDGTYKFQITDQNGAEKTTTVVINRNQ is encoded by the coding sequence ATGAAATTTTTAATCTCTCTCTTAAGCTTAGTGGTTTGTTTAAACAGCACCTTCGCTATGGATGCTCCTTCGCAAGAAGACAAAATGGTTGCGATTGTCCTTTTGATGGATAATGGCGATGACCAAGAAATTATCAGTACAATCTACACCTCTTTAATGGCAGCTGAAAAAGTGGCAAAAATATTAGATGTAGAACTGATTGCAGAAGATGAAGTGAATGACGATGTGTTTGTTTTCTCTTTGAAATCTGAAGAACAAAAGGAAATTGCCATGAAAATGTTTGACGAAGAAGGCTATGAGTTGGCAGCCAATCGAATTCTTCACTTGGACAATGGTAATAACTATAATGCCCTTAATGTAAAAACATTAAAAGATGGCACTTATAAATTTCAAATTACTGACCAAAATGGCGCAGAGAAAACAACTACAGTAGTTATCAACCGCAATCAATAA
- the arsC gene encoding arsenate reductase (glutaredoxin) (This arsenate reductase requires both glutathione and glutaredoxin to convert arsenate to arsenite, after which the efflux transporter formed by ArsA and ArsB can extrude the arsenite from the cell, providing resistance.) encodes MQSVKTKIYHNPRCSKSRESFNFLTDAGLDFSTVEYLKTPINKAELEDILKKLGIKASQLVRKSEAIYKELYKDKTLQEKEWIDAMLTHPKLIQRPIIVHGDKAVIGRPIEQVIELLQTK; translated from the coding sequence ATGCAATCAGTAAAAACAAAAATATACCACAATCCCCGTTGTTCAAAAAGTAGAGAAAGTTTCAATTTTTTAACAGATGCAGGGCTTGATTTTTCTACCGTTGAGTATCTAAAAACTCCCATAAATAAAGCTGAATTAGAAGATATTTTAAAAAAATTAGGAATAAAAGCGTCTCAACTAGTTCGCAAGAGTGAAGCCATTTACAAAGAATTGTACAAAGACAAAACACTCCAAGAAAAAGAATGGATTGACGCAATGCTAACGCATCCTAAATTAATTCAACGCCCAATTATTGTTCATGGCGATAAAGCTGTAATTGGTCGCCCTATAGAACAGGTTATAGAATTATTGCAAACTAAATAG
- a CDS encoding 1-acyl-sn-glycerol-3-phosphate acyltransferase produces the protein MQDNNIKPKIYRDDQVRAAIQELFSYQDFLAGMKAFVPVQLNKLILEEKDRVETAHDFQAKVIRPFLKTVKQSSISNFTFSGLEHLDPKKSYLFISNHRDIVLDSAYLNMVLLEHGMQTSQIAIGDNLVANRLTELLFKINKSFVVKRSGNPREIYKHAVLLSSYIHETIIQQKDSIWIAQREGRAKDGNDRTQISLLKMLTLCKNKNTDSIEHFKALNIVPVSISYEYDPCGFLKTKEHLEKIDNPDYKKSFHQDAQHLLLGIKGHKGHVHFHFEKPLDKRLHQLDEKLDSKEKLQTLAAIIDKAIHLNYKLHPINYYAYDMLMQSDRYQHEYPAPIQSSLQEYFDMLLEMLPKEAQKEGSDFLFKMYANPLINALSYKQGF, from the coding sequence ATGCAAGATAATAACATCAAACCTAAGATTTATCGAGACGACCAAGTCCGAGCAGCTATTCAAGAATTATTCAGTTATCAGGATTTCTTAGCAGGAATGAAGGCCTTTGTTCCCGTTCAATTGAATAAGTTAATCCTAGAGGAAAAAGATCGAGTTGAAACGGCTCATGATTTTCAAGCCAAAGTAATTCGTCCTTTTTTAAAGACGGTTAAGCAAAGTAGTATTAGCAATTTTACCTTTAGTGGTTTAGAGCACCTTGACCCTAAAAAGAGTTATCTCTTTATCTCCAATCATCGAGATATTGTTTTGGACTCGGCCTATCTAAATATGGTTTTGCTGGAACACGGCATGCAAACAAGTCAAATTGCTATTGGCGATAATCTAGTTGCCAATAGATTGACTGAGTTACTGTTCAAAATTAATAAGAGTTTTGTTGTCAAACGCTCTGGAAACCCTAGAGAAATTTATAAACATGCAGTACTTCTTTCTAGCTATATCCATGAAACAATTATACAACAAAAAGATTCGATTTGGATTGCCCAACGAGAAGGTAGAGCAAAGGATGGCAATGATCGAACACAAATTTCCTTGCTCAAAATGTTGACCCTTTGCAAAAACAAGAATACGGACTCTATTGAGCATTTCAAAGCACTCAATATTGTTCCTGTTTCTATTTCTTATGAATATGACCCTTGTGGGTTCTTGAAAACAAAAGAGCATCTAGAAAAAATAGATAATCCTGATTACAAGAAATCATTTCACCAAGATGCACAACATTTATTGCTGGGTATAAAGGGGCACAAAGGGCATGTCCATTTTCACTTCGAAAAACCACTTGACAAAAGACTCCATCAACTAGACGAAAAATTAGATAGCAAGGAAAAGCTCCAAACCTTAGCCGCTATTATTGACAAGGCAATCCACTTAAATTACAAATTGCACCCCATTAATTATTATGCTTATGATATGCTTATGCAAAGTGACCGCTATCAGCATGAATACCCTGCTCCTATTCAATCTTCTTTGCAAGAGTACTTTGATATGTTATTAGAAATGTTGCCCAAAGAAGCACAAAAAGAAGGCAGCGACTTCTTATTTAAAATGTATGCTAACCCGCTAATTAATGCACTGTCATATAAGCAAGGATTTTAA
- a CDS encoding DUF4856 domain-containing protein, producing the protein MKNCLYFLVTLTGFLFYLSSCEKAAPTYIIPTTYNFDNVNYSGQTTRINMLKELADYAKSANTMGAPALSAVAMTNMYTNVNAPFSNADLNNSVKQLKSKTDPIVQNNFESYMTALAAASQHTNRVATAGQAGILSSNDGSKSYLLNSNGMELAQIIEKGLASACLYYQATVIYLGETKMNVDNKAIISGKGTNMEHHWDESFGYYGAPIDFPSNTNNLELWARYSNKVNAILGCNSKIMNAYLKGRAAISAGDYDTRDAMRSSLKTNWEEIHAAVAISYLNDAKTHQADPAIYYHNLTEAYAFIAGLKHGASQTLPDFDINGILSNLAGSSDPLQANLYSTSIQKIDNTINALANTFTNLETVKASL; encoded by the coding sequence ATGAAAAATTGTTTATACTTTTTGGTAACTCTAACTGGGTTCCTATTTTACCTTAGTTCTTGCGAAAAAGCGGCCCCTACTTATATAATCCCTACTACGTATAATTTTGATAATGTCAACTACTCTGGTCAAACCACTAGAATTAACATGTTAAAAGAACTAGCTGATTACGCTAAATCAGCTAATACAATGGGTGCTCCTGCTCTAAGTGCTGTTGCCATGACCAATATGTACACTAACGTCAATGCTCCTTTTTCAAATGCAGATCTCAACAATTCTGTGAAACAGCTAAAAAGCAAAACGGATCCAATCGTACAAAATAACTTTGAAAGCTATATGACAGCTTTAGCGGCTGCTAGTCAACACACCAACCGTGTCGCTACCGCAGGGCAAGCAGGTATTCTATCTAGCAACGATGGAAGCAAAAGCTATTTGCTCAATAGCAATGGAATGGAGTTGGCTCAAATTATTGAAAAAGGTCTGGCAAGTGCCTGTCTTTATTATCAAGCAACCGTTATTTATTTGGGCGAGACCAAAATGAATGTTGATAACAAGGCGATTATTAGTGGCAAGGGAACCAATATGGAACATCATTGGGATGAATCATTCGGTTATTATGGCGCTCCTATTGATTTTCCAAGCAATACCAATAATTTAGAACTTTGGGCAAGATACTCCAATAAAGTTAATGCTATACTGGGCTGCAATTCAAAAATTATGAATGCTTATTTGAAAGGTAGAGCCGCTATTTCTGCTGGCGATTATGATACTAGAGATGCCATGCGTTCTAGCCTAAAGACAAACTGGGAAGAAATCCATGCTGCCGTTGCTATTTCTTATCTAAATGATGCCAAAACACATCAGGCAGATCCTGCTATTTATTATCATAATTTAACGGAGGCTTATGCCTTTATTGCTGGGTTGAAGCATGGAGCTTCTCAAACCCTCCCTGATTTTGACATCAATGGTATTCTAAGTAATTTAGCAGGTAGCTCAGACCCCTTGCAAGCCAATCTGTATAGTACTTCTATACAAAAAATTGATAATACCATCAATGCTCTTGCTAATACCTTTACCAATTTGGAGACTGTTAAAGCTAGTCTGTAA